A single window of Candidatus Methanoperedens sp. DNA harbors:
- a CDS encoding group II intron reverse transcriptase/maturase encodes KISDIIKRGKAWKQEELISILNPIITGWSNYHQSVVSKDIFSNLDNRLWGMLWRWAKRRHPDKSKSWIADKYWHKTGLREWMFSKEGNILKSFSDTKIVRHPNLKMGMNPYLDKEYFDLRRYKIATRKKVNKSSSKMIIA; translated from the coding sequence GGAAGATAAGTGATATTATCAAACGTGGAAAAGCATGGAAACAGGAAGAACTAATTTCCATACTTAATCCTATCATCACTGGCTGGTCGAACTATCATCAATCAGTGGTATCTAAAGATATATTCAGCAATCTGGATAATAGATTGTGGGGTATGCTTTGGAGATGGGCTAAAAGAAGACACCCCGACAAATCCAAATCGTGGATTGCCGATAAATATTGGCATAAAACAGGATTGAGAGAATGGATGTTTTCAAAAGAAGGGAATATACTTAAATCCTTTTCAGATACAAAGATTGTTAGGCATCCCAATTTAAAAATGGGTATGAACCCCTATCTTGATAAGGAATACTTCGATTTAAGAAGATATAAAATAGCTACTCGCAAAAAGGTTAACAAATCTTCAAGTAAAATGATTATAGCATGA